In one window of Thermodesulfobacteriota bacterium DNA:
- the mraY gene encoding phospho-N-acetylmuramoyl-pentapeptide-transferase, translated as MLYYFLYPLAKYHTIFNVFQYITFRTIYAAITALVLSFIIGPYIIRKLKSLKVGEVIRDCGPSNHQSKAGTPTMGGAIILLVVIISVLLWGNMMNAYVWLLLFVTLGMGAIGFVDDYDKVVRKKGGLRARTKFVSQVAVALIAALFLYYNGVDTVVSIPFFKNASIDLKAFYIPFVVFVIVGTSNAVNLTDGLDGLAIGPMIISAATFMLFAYLVGHVKIANYLHVLYVPKAGELTVFAGAMVGASLGFLWYNSYPAQVFMGDVGSLSLGGALGTIAVITKNEFLLLIVGGIFVVEALSVIFQVASFKLTGKRVFAMAPIHHHFELKGWAEPKIIVRFWIISIILALVAISTLKIR; from the coding sequence ATGCTCTATTATTTTCTATACCCGCTGGCCAAGTACCATACGATATTCAACGTATTCCAGTACATCACCTTCAGGACCATCTACGCGGCCATAACCGCGCTCGTCCTGAGCTTCATCATAGGCCCGTACATCATAAGGAAGCTCAAGTCCCTCAAGGTCGGCGAGGTCATAAGGGACTGCGGCCCCTCGAACCACCAGAGCAAGGCCGGCACCCCGACCATGGGCGGCGCCATCATACTGCTCGTCGTCATAATATCGGTGCTCCTCTGGGGCAATATGATGAACGCATACGTATGGCTCCTCCTTTTCGTCACCCTCGGCATGGGGGCCATAGGCTTCGTTGACGACTACGACAAGGTCGTAAGGAAAAAAGGCGGCCTCCGGGCCAGGACCAAGTTCGTTTCGCAGGTCGCCGTCGCGCTCATCGCCGCGCTCTTCCTCTACTACAACGGCGTTGACACTGTCGTGTCCATCCCGTTCTTCAAAAACGCCTCCATTGACCTGAAGGCCTTCTATATCCCGTTCGTGGTCTTCGTCATAGTGGGCACCTCGAACGCGGTGAACCTGACGGACGGCCTGGACGGCCTGGCCATTGGGCCCATGATAATATCCGCGGCAACCTTCATGCTGTTCGCGTATCTCGTCGGGCACGTGAAGATAGCCAACTACCTGCATGTCCTGTACGTGCCCAAGGCCGGCGAGCTTACGGTCTTCGCCGGGGCCATGGTCGGCGCATCGCTGGGTTTTCTCTGGTACAACTCCTATCCTGCGCAGGTCTTCATGGGCGACGTGGGCTCGCTTTCGCTAGGGGGCGCGCTCGGCACCATAGCCGTCATCACCAAGAACGAGTTCCTTCTCCTTATCGTGGGCGGCATATTCGTGGTCGAGGCCCTTTCGGTCATCTTCCAGGTGGCCTCCTTCAAGCTCACCGGCAAGAGGGTCTTCGCAATGGCGCCGATCCACCACCACTTCGAGCTCAAGGGGTGGGCCGAGCCCAAGATAATAGTGCGGTTCTGGATAATATCCATAATACTCGCCCTTGTGGCGATAAGCACCTTGAAGATCAGATGA
- a CDS encoding UDP-N-acetylmuramoyl-L-alanyl-D-glutamate--2,6-diaminopimelate ligase, whose translation MKLGQITPSLGCKVLGSVDIEITGISSDSRNIARSSRPGEGALFAAIPGEHVDGHSFIPQAVSSGAPAVLAERETPSLPATQIIVPDVREALSRAADVFYGEPSREVAVIGVTGTNGKTTTTYLIEAILLEAGKRPGVIGTVNYRYNGKAFSAPHTTPQAPELQKMLREMADADVTHCVMEVSSHALEQKRAAHLRFRAGAFTNLTHDHLDYHKTMDEYFRCKSILFDMLRSTGGIQVINIDDPWGERLKEANPGAITFSLRDGSAHVRPKSYSLLEGRTEAVISTPAGEAAIDAHLVGEYNLQNMLCAMAVAVSMGIEPGTAARGIGRLERVPGRLEKLVSGGEGAFRAYVDYAHTADALERALIALRPVTSGRLITVFGCGGNRDRKKRPVMGEAAARYSDIVIVTSDNPRDEDPLDIISEIEAGMKGVRKFGPGERPSGKGYMVVPERREALRKAVSMAGKGDTILAAGKGHEDYQIIKGVKHHFDDYEELLSLIHPGGMAARQAL comes from the coding sequence ATGAAACTTGGCCAGATAACACCGTCTCTGGGCTGCAAGGTCCTCGGAAGCGTCGATATAGAGATTACCGGCATCTCCTCTGATTCTCGGAATATCGCAAGAAGCAGCCGACCGGGCGAAGGGGCACTCTTCGCCGCCATCCCAGGCGAGCACGTTGACGGCCATTCCTTCATACCCCAGGCCGTTTCATCCGGCGCTCCCGCCGTCCTTGCCGAGAGGGAGACCCCTTCCTTACCCGCCACCCAGATCATAGTGCCGGACGTGAGGGAGGCGCTCTCAAGGGCCGCTGACGTCTTCTACGGCGAGCCGTCAAGGGAAGTAGCCGTAATCGGCGTTACGGGCACGAACGGGAAGACGACAACCACGTATCTTATCGAGGCCATACTCCTCGAGGCCGGCAAGCGGCCCGGGGTAATAGGCACGGTCAACTACCGTTATAACGGAAAGGCCTTCAGCGCCCCGCATACCACCCCGCAGGCCCCGGAGCTGCAGAAGATGCTCCGGGAGATGGCGGACGCCGATGTTACGCACTGCGTGATGGAGGTCTCCTCCCATGCGCTCGAGCAGAAGCGGGCGGCGCATTTGAGGTTCAGGGCCGGGGCCTTCACGAACCTCACGCACGACCACCTTGACTACCACAAGACGATGGACGAGTACTTCAGGTGCAAGTCCATCCTCTTCGACATGCTCCGCTCAACCGGCGGGATACAAGTCATAAACATCGACGACCCCTGGGGGGAAAGGCTCAAGGAGGCCAACCCCGGCGCAATCACCTTCAGCCTCAGGGACGGCAGCGCACATGTCCGCCCGAAGAGCTACTCCCTCCTCGAAGGCCGGACCGAGGCCGTCATATCGACCCCCGCTGGCGAGGCCGCGATAGATGCGCACCTGGTCGGCGAATACAACCTGCAGAACATGCTATGCGCGATGGCGGTTGCCGTATCGATGGGCATAGAACCGGGGACCGCGGCCAGGGGCATAGGCAGGCTCGAACGCGTGCCCGGAAGGCTCGAGAAGCTCGTATCCGGCGGCGAGGGCGCGTTCAGGGCCTATGTCGATTACGCTCACACCGCGGACGCGCTGGAGCGGGCGCTTATTGCATTGAGGCCCGTGACGAGCGGCAGGCTCATAACGGTGTTCGGCTGCGGCGGAAACCGAGACAGGAAAAAAAGGCCCGTTATGGGCGAGGCCGCGGCCAGGTATTCGGACATAGTCATAGTCACGTCCGACAACCCGAGGGACGAGGACCCGCTGGATATAATAAGCGAGATAGAGGCGGGCATGAAGGGCGTAAGGAAGTTCGGCCCGGGGGAGAGGCCCTCAGGAAAGGGCTATATGGTGGTCCCCGAGAGGAGAGAGGCGCTACGGAAGGCCGTGAGCATGGCGGGCAAGGGCGACACCATACTCGCCGCGGGCAAAGGGCACGAGGACTATCAGATAATAAAGGGCGTAAAGCACCATTTCGACGACTACGAGGAGCTTCTCTCCCTCATCCACCCCGGCGGCATGGCCGCGAGACAGGCCCTGTGA
- the murF gene encoding UDP-N-acetylmuramoyl-tripeptide--D-alanyl-D-alanine ligase, with protein MASVIGGKLVRGGKDALSSGVSTDSRNIKPGEAFFALKGPRFDGHAFIKDVFAKGASVAVVEKEDGIADLPEVAAVIKVEDALKALGSLAAHVRSLHRIPVVAVTGSAGKTTTKEMIASILSVSRKVLKTEGNRNNLIGLPLTILGLDPSHEAAVLELGISEEGEMERLASICGPDVALITNIGRSHLQSLGSIDGVQREKGRLFELLPPHGVKIVNLDDPRVVEAAKGPGETVTFSMSGKADVQVESRDSEDPFSGPVVVYKVRGKKVEARFASPGVTSVMNGAAAVAAALALGAPLEDMAAGLSAPLAVKGRMAVVKAGGVVVLDDTYNANPESMTAALKTLAGARGRKIAVLGDMLELGDVSAAEHASIGMLAAGLGVDALVAIGEFSLNTAEAARAAGVEKSFGFASKEEALNALRAVVSDGDTVLVKGSRGVALEEVVEFLKRMDSRRACG; from the coding sequence ATGGCCTCCGTAATCGGAGGGAAGCTTGTAAGGGGCGGCAAGGATGCGCTCTCAAGCGGCGTATCTACCGATTCGCGGAACATAAAGCCGGGCGAGGCCTTTTTCGCGCTTAAGGGGCCGAGGTTCGACGGGCACGCGTTCATTAAGGATGTCTTCGCAAAAGGCGCGTCCGTTGCCGTCGTGGAAAAAGAGGACGGCATCGCGGATCTTCCCGAAGTGGCAGCGGTCATAAAAGTAGAGGACGCGCTCAAGGCGCTCGGCTCCCTTGCGGCCCACGTGAGAAGCCTCCACCGCATACCTGTCGTGGCAGTCACGGGGAGCGCCGGGAAGACGACCACCAAGGAGATGATAGCCTCGATACTTTCGGTATCGAGGAAGGTATTGAAGACCGAGGGGAACAGGAATAACCTCATCGGCCTTCCGCTTACGATACTGGGGCTCGACCCCTCGCACGAGGCTGCTGTCCTCGAGCTCGGCATAAGCGAGGAGGGCGAGATGGAGCGCCTCGCGAGCATCTGCGGGCCCGACGTCGCGCTCATAACGAATATCGGAAGGAGCCATCTCCAGAGCCTCGGCTCAATCGATGGCGTTCAAAGGGAGAAGGGACGTCTTTTCGAGCTTCTTCCGCCGCACGGGGTGAAAATCGTGAACCTCGACGACCCTCGGGTCGTCGAGGCCGCAAAAGGCCCCGGCGAGACCGTCACCTTTTCAATGTCGGGGAAGGCCGACGTGCAGGTCGAAAGCCGGGATTCCGAAGACCCCTTCTCCGGACCCGTTGTTGTCTATAAAGTACGCGGAAAAAAGGTTGAGGCCAGGTTCGCCTCGCCCGGCGTCACCAGTGTAATGAACGGCGCCGCAGCCGTTGCCGCGGCGCTTGCGCTCGGGGCGCCTCTTGAAGACATGGCAGCCGGGCTTTCGGCCCCCCTTGCGGTCAAGGGGAGGATGGCGGTGGTGAAGGCCGGAGGGGTCGTTGTGCTTGACGACACCTATAACGCCAACCCCGAGTCGATGACGGCGGCCCTGAAGACCCTGGCCGGGGCGCGGGGCAGAAAAATCGCCGTGCTCGGCGACATGCTCGAGCTCGGGGACGTGAGCGCAGCGGAGCACGCGTCCATCGGAATGTTAGCTGCCGGGCTCGGGGTCGATGCGCTCGTCGCGATAGGGGAGTTCTCCCTGAACACGGCGGAGGCGGCGCGAGCGGCCGGGGTCGAGAAGTCGTTCGGCTTCGCTTCAAAGGAAGAGGCGTTAAATGCCCTCCGGGCCGTCGTATCGGACGGCGACACGGTCCTCGTAAAGGGATCGAGGGGTGTCGCGCTCGAGGAAGTGGTCGAATTCCTGAAGCGCATGGATTCCAGAAGGGCCTGCGGATAA
- the ftsW gene encoding putative lipid II flippase FtsW: MISTLLLVVLGVVMVYSTSYVVAMKRFGDEYFFVKKHVTYALAGVVMMIAASRVPYVVYKKMAYPILILAAVFLVFIYIPGIGFSAGGARRWIRLGPIAFQPSEPAKLAVIFFLAYSLAAKKDLIKTFSPGFLPNVLIPGVIIGLIMFETDLGTSLALASIVFLMIFAAGVRLRYLLGSLALLGLAIWVVVHNFKYMMDRIMIFVDPWKDPEGKGFQMIQSFLAFGSGGLYGVGLGEGRQKLFFLPEAHTDFILSVIGEELGLIGVTGVAAFFLVILVCGIKVALKARDLHGQYLALGLTFMIVFQAAMNMGVVMGLLPPKGLPLPFISYGGTALMVNLIAVGILLNIYIRENEA; this comes from the coding sequence ATAATCTCGACCCTGCTCCTCGTGGTGCTCGGGGTGGTGATGGTCTATTCCACGAGCTACGTGGTGGCGATGAAGAGGTTCGGCGACGAGTACTTCTTCGTGAAGAAGCACGTGACGTACGCCCTGGCCGGGGTCGTCATGATGATAGCCGCCTCAAGGGTGCCCTATGTCGTCTATAAAAAGATGGCCTACCCGATACTCATCCTGGCCGCCGTCTTCCTTGTCTTCATCTACATACCGGGCATAGGCTTTTCCGCCGGAGGCGCCCGGAGGTGGATACGGCTCGGCCCCATAGCGTTCCAGCCCTCGGAACCGGCGAAGCTCGCGGTGATATTCTTCCTCGCGTACTCGCTCGCCGCCAAGAAGGACCTCATAAAGACCTTTTCCCCGGGGTTTCTCCCGAACGTGCTCATACCCGGGGTGATAATAGGCCTTATCATGTTCGAGACCGACCTCGGCACCTCGCTCGCGCTCGCTTCGATCGTATTTCTCATGATATTCGCCGCGGGCGTAAGGCTCCGGTATTTGCTCGGCTCTCTCGCGCTCCTGGGGCTCGCCATCTGGGTCGTGGTGCACAATTTCAAGTACATGATGGACAGGATAATGATATTCGTCGACCCCTGGAAAGACCCGGAGGGCAAAGGGTTCCAGATGATTCAGTCGTTCCTCGCATTCGGCTCCGGCGGGCTTTACGGCGTCGGCCTCGGCGAAGGCAGGCAGAAGCTCTTTTTCCTCCCTGAGGCGCATACGGATTTCATCCTCTCGGTCATAGGGGAGGAGCTGGGCCTCATAGGCGTTACCGGTGTCGCGGCCTTCTTTCTCGTGATACTCGTCTGCGGGATAAAGGTGGCGCTCAAGGCAAGAGACCTGCACGGGCAGTACCTGGCCCTGGGCCTCACCTTCATGATAGTCTTCCAGGCCGCCATGAACATGGGCGTCGTGATGGGGCTCCTGCCCCCGAAGGGGCTGCCGCTGCCGTTCATAAGCTACGGAGGGACGGCGCTCATGGTGAACCTCATCGCGGTCGGGATATTGCTCAACATCTACATCAGGGAAAACGAGGCCTGA
- a CDS encoding penicillin-binding protein: protein MRRRKQAKGDAYLKLRLYVILGLFLAAFGAIIFRAVQLQIVKGPELKKMADRQHRKTLNLQSKRGDIYDRNLKELAVSIEVDSVFAQPDKIESPRATARALAPVIGVSSFELEKKLSGEGRFVWLKRQVDLKGKDRDMIRGLEGIGIIKEGRRFYPNRQLASNLIGFTGLDASGLEGVEKYYDTMLKGSSARLTGERDAMGRGLLYEDLDKTVPLRGMEVELTIDKSIQYIAEKSLKKAVDAYEAKGGTAIVMDPMTGEILAMATLPSFDPNDIRRYGSGSWRNRAIADVFEPGSTFKLFLIAAALEENIVKPENRFYCENGKYRVADRVFHDTKEYGWLTVTEILKYSSNIGTAKIGEELGSEQVYRYLKAFGFGSRNGIDLPGEAAGVLRHPKNWSKVSLHTISFGQGVSVTGLQMITALSSIANGGFLMQPYVVKSVKEPGGRPVAETHPVVVKRIISDDTAKKLTRMMVEATGKKSTGELAALTDFEVAGKTGTAQKPDFKKGGYARGDYIASFMGFVPADDPRLAILVTVDEPQGEYYGGKVAGPVFREIAEESLAYLGVFREGPGAMRVERALMHEDAAPLDGYAEELSGIRPMAVPDFKGKSVRMVMRMSRERSFDVEVRGSGRAVSQSLPPGSSIPSKGPVIVEFR from the coding sequence ATGAGGAGGAGAAAGCAGGCCAAGGGAGATGCTTACCTCAAGCTCAGGCTGTATGTCATCCTGGGCCTTTTCCTTGCGGCCTTCGGCGCGATAATCTTCAGGGCCGTCCAGCTCCAGATAGTGAAGGGGCCGGAGCTCAAGAAGATGGCCGACAGGCAGCACAGGAAGACCCTGAACCTCCAGTCCAAGAGGGGGGACATATACGACAGGAACCTCAAAGAGCTGGCCGTGAGCATAGAGGTGGACTCGGTGTTCGCCCAGCCCGACAAGATAGAATCCCCCAGGGCTACGGCCAGGGCGCTGGCTCCGGTAATCGGGGTGTCCTCTTTCGAGCTCGAAAAGAAGCTCTCCGGGGAGGGGAGGTTCGTGTGGCTCAAGCGCCAGGTCGACTTGAAGGGCAAGGACCGCGACATGATACGCGGCCTCGAAGGCATAGGGATAATAAAGGAGGGCAGGAGGTTCTACCCGAACAGGCAGCTCGCCTCAAACCTCATAGGCTTCACCGGCCTTGACGCAAGCGGACTTGAAGGCGTCGAGAAGTACTATGACACGATGCTGAAGGGCTCCTCGGCAAGGCTCACCGGCGAGAGGGACGCTATGGGCAGGGGCCTTCTCTACGAGGACCTCGACAAGACCGTGCCGCTCCGGGGCATGGAGGTCGAGCTTACGATAGACAAGTCGATCCAGTACATAGCCGAGAAGTCGCTCAAGAAGGCAGTCGACGCGTACGAAGCGAAGGGCGGGACGGCCATCGTCATGGACCCCATGACGGGCGAGATACTCGCAATGGCGACCCTGCCCTCCTTTGACCCGAACGACATACGGCGCTACGGCTCGGGGAGCTGGAGGAACAGGGCCATAGCCGATGTTTTCGAGCCGGGCTCGACTTTCAAGCTCTTTCTCATAGCCGCCGCCCTGGAGGAGAACATAGTAAAACCGGAAAACCGTTTCTACTGCGAAAACGGCAAGTACAGGGTGGCAGACAGGGTCTTCCACGACACCAAGGAGTACGGCTGGCTGACCGTAACCGAGATACTCAAGTATTCGAGCAACATAGGGACCGCCAAGATAGGAGAGGAGCTAGGCAGCGAGCAGGTTTACAGGTATTTGAAGGCGTTCGGCTTCGGCTCAAGAAACGGCATAGACCTGCCGGGCGAGGCTGCAGGCGTGCTCAGGCACCCGAAGAACTGGTCGAAAGTCTCTCTCCACACCATTTCCTTCGGCCAGGGCGTGTCGGTAACGGGGCTGCAGATGATCACGGCGCTTTCTTCGATAGCTAACGGCGGCTTCCTCATGCAGCCTTACGTGGTGAAATCCGTAAAGGAGCCCGGCGGCAGGCCGGTCGCCGAGACCCATCCGGTCGTCGTGAAAAGGATTATCTCCGATGATACGGCGAAGAAGCTTACGAGGATGATGGTCGAGGCCACCGGGAAAAAGAGCACGGGAGAGCTTGCGGCGCTTACTGATTTCGAGGTTGCCGGGAAGACCGGGACCGCGCAGAAGCCCGACTTCAAAAAGGGCGGCTATGCGAGGGGTGACTACATAGCCTCTTTCATGGGCTTTGTGCCGGCGGACGACCCGAGGCTTGCGATACTCGTGACCGTGGACGAGCCCCAGGGCGAGTATTACGGCGGCAAAGTGGCCGGCCCCGTGTTCAGGGAAATCGCCGAGGAGTCATTGGCGTACCTCGGGGTTTTCAGGGAAGGGCCCGGCGCGATGAGGGTCGAAAGGGCCCTCATGCATGAGGACGCGGCGCCTCTTGACGGGTACGCCGAGGAGCTTTCCGGGATACGGCCCATGGCAGTCCCGGACTTCAAGGGGAAGTCCGTGAGGATGGTGATGAGGATGTCAAGGGAGAGGTCCTTTGACGTCGAGGTAAGGGGGAGCGGCAGGGCCGTAAGCCAGAGCCTGCCCCCGGGCTCGTCAATACCGTCAAAAGGGCCGGTTATAGTGGAGTTCAGGTAA
- the murD gene encoding UDP-N-acetylmuramoyl-L-alanine--D-glutamate ligase has protein sequence MKGDCIGAARTSLGGKSAVVVGLGRTGISVSRFLRSSGAMVVATDSKDAGKIEGFDSLLSMGVEVRAGGHEGVGLDGVDLVVVSPGVPSDLALLERARENGAEVISEIELAWRFMDAPVLAIAGTNGKTTATALLGEVMNKAGFSTFVGGNIGTPAIEYVEKNGGADFVVLEVSSFQLENVRHFRPRVGALLNITDDHLDRYRDFGHYAETKMRLFENQSAGDFAVYNANDPAITGRARLLGCGRAVPFTLEGRVDEGLFLDGGSIVFRRDGGREEYPVSGIKLKGLHNIENVMAVIASARLSGAERDAVLEALSSFTGLRHRMEVVREKGGITYIDDSKGTNVGALMMALRGLKGPVVLIAGGVDKGGDYGVLAGLVKEKVKLMVLIGEARPKIEKALGECCRTVLAGSFEEAVAAAHKNAAPGDTVLLSPACSSFDMFRDYKERGERFRSLVEAL, from the coding sequence ATGAAAGGGGACTGTATCGGCGCAGCCAGGACTTCCCTTGGCGGGAAGAGCGCCGTAGTGGTCGGGTTGGGCAGGACCGGCATTTCGGTTTCCAGGTTCCTCCGCAGCTCCGGCGCAATGGTCGTTGCGACCGACTCGAAAGACGCCGGGAAGATAGAGGGGTTCGATAGCCTGCTTTCCATGGGGGTCGAGGTAAGGGCCGGCGGCCACGAAGGGGTGGGCCTTGACGGGGTGGACCTCGTGGTCGTGAGCCCGGGGGTGCCTTCGGACCTGGCGCTCCTTGAGCGGGCAAGGGAGAACGGGGCCGAGGTCATAAGCGAGATAGAGCTCGCGTGGAGGTTCATGGACGCCCCTGTCCTCGCCATAGCCGGGACCAACGGGAAGACGACCGCCACCGCCCTCCTCGGAGAGGTGATGAATAAGGCGGGGTTTTCGACCTTTGTCGGCGGCAACATCGGCACCCCTGCGATAGAGTACGTCGAGAAGAACGGGGGCGCGGACTTTGTGGTCCTCGAGGTATCGAGTTTCCAGCTTGAGAATGTAAGGCATTTCAGGCCCCGCGTGGGGGCGCTCTTGAATATTACCGACGACCACCTCGACAGGTACAGGGACTTCGGCCATTACGCGGAGACCAAGATGAGGCTCTTCGAGAACCAGTCCGCGGGAGACTTCGCGGTCTATAACGCGAACGACCCGGCCATAACCGGAAGGGCGCGCCTCCTCGGGTGCGGAAGGGCCGTGCCGTTCACCCTGGAAGGCAGGGTGGACGAAGGGCTCTTCCTGGACGGTGGCTCGATCGTCTTTCGCCGTGACGGCGGAAGGGAGGAATACCCGGTAAGCGGAATTAAGCTCAAGGGGCTCCACAATATCGAGAACGTCATGGCGGTCATAGCCTCCGCGCGCCTTTCCGGCGCCGAAAGGGACGCGGTGCTGGAAGCGCTCTCGTCCTTTACGGGCCTCCGCCACAGGATGGAGGTCGTGAGGGAAAAGGGCGGGATAACTTACATAGACGACTCCAAGGGCACCAACGTCGGAGCGCTCATGATGGCGCTCAGGGGGCTGAAAGGGCCGGTTGTGCTCATAGCCGGCGGCGTGGACAAGGGCGGCGACTACGGCGTGCTCGCGGGGCTCGTGAAGGAAAAGGTCAAGCTCATGGTCCTCATCGGGGAGGCCAGGCCCAAGATAGAGAAGGCGCTGGGAGAGTGCTGCCGGACGGTCCTCGCTGGGTCGTTCGAGGAGGCGGTTGCGGCTGCGCATAAAAACGCGGCCCCCGGGGACACGGTCCTCCTTTCCCCCGCCTGCTCGAGCTTCGACATGTTCAGGGACTATAAGGAAAGGGGAGAGCGGTTCAGGTCGCTCGTGGAGGCCCTCTGA
- the murG gene encoding undecaprenyldiphospho-muramoylpentapeptide beta-N-acetylglucosaminyltransferase — translation MAVREEKAKKGLSLVFAGGGTGGHLFPAIALAEEFRRRDPGIDITFMGGRGGLEEKVVPKYGYPLKVFKVEGLKRKKGLGRIRAVLKAASSTMEALRHFRSTRPDGVIGSGSYSSAPVVTAARLLGIRTAILEQNALPGLTNRVLGRFVDRVYISFEESRGYFPGGRTILSGNPVRREIARKLEDRRVADKFSILVFGGSQGATAINAAFLDAIEFLTDIWSGLRIAHQTGKEGYDAVVAAYRRKSLKAEVSVFIEDMGGAYSSADLVVCRAGATSLAEITASGLAAILIPYPFASDDHQAVNARCLEKAGAAVMIRQDKLTGAVLAEAIKRLYHDRQALRVMRERSKSMGRPRAAQEIAENFLRLLGAA, via the coding sequence ATGGCGGTCCGTGAAGAAAAGGCGAAAAAGGGCTTAAGTCTTGTCTTCGCCGGCGGAGGGACAGGCGGACACCTCTTTCCGGCGATCGCGCTTGCCGAGGAGTTCAGGCGGAGAGATCCTGGCATCGACATAACCTTCATGGGCGGCAGGGGCGGCCTCGAGGAGAAGGTCGTCCCGAAATACGGCTACCCTCTCAAGGTCTTCAAGGTCGAGGGGCTGAAGAGGAAGAAGGGCCTCGGGCGGATAAGGGCGGTCTTGAAGGCCGCCAGCTCCACGATGGAGGCGCTAAGGCATTTCCGCTCGACGAGGCCGGACGGGGTAATAGGGAGCGGAAGCTACTCGTCCGCGCCGGTCGTGACCGCGGCAAGGCTCCTGGGTATAAGGACGGCCATATTGGAGCAGAACGCTCTCCCTGGGCTCACGAACAGGGTCCTCGGCAGGTTCGTAGACAGGGTCTATATCTCCTTCGAGGAATCGAGGGGGTACTTCCCCGGAGGGCGCACGATATTGAGCGGCAACCCGGTGCGGAGGGAGATCGCAAGGAAGCTCGAGGACAGGAGGGTGGCGGACAAGTTCTCGATACTCGTCTTCGGCGGGAGCCAGGGCGCCACGGCCATCAACGCGGCGTTCCTGGACGCCATAGAGTTCCTCACCGACATCTGGAGCGGCCTCCGGATAGCGCACCAGACCGGGAAGGAAGGCTACGACGCGGTGGTCGCCGCTTACAGGAGGAAGAGCCTCAAGGCCGAGGTCTCGGTGTTCATAGAGGACATGGGGGGCGCATACAGCTCCGCCGACCTCGTGGTATGCAGGGCCGGCGCGACCTCGCTCGCGGAGATAACGGCATCCGGGCTCGCGGCCATACTGATACCGTATCCGTTCGCGTCGGACGACCACCAGGCCGTCAACGCCCGGTGCCTTGAAAAGGCCGGGGCAGCGGTGATGATAAGGCAGGACAAGCTTACCGGCGCGGTATTGGCGGAGGCCATAAAGAGGCTCTACCATGACCGACAGGCCCTGAGGGTAATGCGCGAGAGGTCGAAGTCGATGGGCAGGCCCAGGGCCGCGCAGGAGATAGCGGAAAATTTTTTGAGGTTATTAGGGGCGGCTTAG